A genome region from Arachis duranensis cultivar V14167 chromosome 8, aradu.V14167.gnm2.J7QH, whole genome shotgun sequence includes the following:
- the LOC107461008 gene encoding EPIDERMAL PATTERNING FACTOR-like protein 2: MGMNGSSCWHKYRQTTFISIFILFAASSTSLFMAQGRAMSNVIEVSQNKVRVIGSRPPRCESRCSNCGHCEAVQVPIVPTFHHHHEAAIVAFSSRGDALSNYKPMSWKCKCGDYFFNP; the protein is encoded by the exons ATGGGAATGAATGGATCCTCATGTTGGCACAAATATAGACAAACCACCTTCATCAGCATCTTCATTCTCTTTGCAGCTTCTTCTACTTCCTTATTCATGGCTCAAG GAAGAGCAATGTCCAATGTAATTGAAGTTTCCCAG AATAAGGTAAGAGTGATAGGGTCAAGGCCACCAAGGTGTGAAAGTAGATGCAGCAATTGTGGACATTGTGAAGCAGTTCAAGTCCCCATTGTACCTAcctttcatcatcatcatgaagcagcCATTGTTGCATTCTCATCAAGAGGAGATGCACTTTCCAACTACAAACCCATGAGTTGGAAGTGCAAATGTGGGGACTACTTTTTCAACCCATGA